In the genome of Bremerella sp. P1, the window GTAGGTAGGTTGTTGTTGGCGGCGATTGCCAGTTTGTGGGAGGCTGACAATGCCTACATCTATTATGGCAGACCAAGCCGCGTGGGTGAAATCGGTTCTGGGAATTCCGGGGAATTAGGTGCGGGCAGCCACAAAAAACTTCCCCCTTTCCCCCGAAGACGGTGGAGAGGGGACAAGATATGGCCTGCGTGTTGGCTGAAAGTAAGAGCGCACAAAAAAGGCCCCAAACATTTGCTTGGGGCCTTCTGGTGAGTGAATCGCGACGAAGCGTCTTAGCTGGAGTATTCTGCTTCGAAGAATTCCTTGGAAGCATCGGGCGAGGCCTTGATGCTGCGGGAACCCTCTTTCCAGTTAGCTGGGCAAACTTCGCCATTGGCTTCAAAGAACTGCAGAGCCTGAACCATGCGGAGGGCTTCCTCAACGCTACGGCCCAGCGGCAGATCGTTGACGACCTGGTGACGGACGGTGCCTTCTTTGTCGATCAGGAACAAGCCACGCAGAGCGATCCCGCCTGGAAGCAAGACGTCATAGTTCTGAGCGATGGACTTGTCGAGGTCGGCGACCAGCGGGTACTTGATTTCGCCGATACCGCCTTGGCTACGTGGCGTGTTACGCCATGCCAGGTGCGAGAAATGGCTGTCGATCGAGCAGCCCAGAACCTGTACGTTCAGCTGCTTGAAGCTTTCGATTGCTTCCGAGAACGCGATGATTTCGGTTGGGCAAACGAAGGTGAAGTCTAGCGGGTAGAAGAACAGCAGGACGTACTGGCCGCGGTAGTCCGACAGATTGATCTTCTTGAACGAGCCATCTTCCATCACTGCTTCGGCGGAAAAATCCGGAGCTGGCTGTTGAACTAAAACACTCATCAAACTCTCCCTGGTGTTGGGGTACTGCAGAAATTATGGTAGCTGGAGAACCGGATTTGATCGGGACCATCATCCATGGTGCCAATTTCCGCATCACCTCGCAAGGGGCGGTTCGCGATCGGTTCTCAATGGTCACTGTGTGGGAGATAAAGCCGGCTGCCGGTGAACTTTCCGCAGCGACCTCAGGTGACTTGGAAACTATTATTCACATCCCTCAACGATAGGCAATAGCCATGGATAAATTATTTTCCATAGGCATTTTAATTACCTGTATCGCACCGCTAATGGGCTGCCAATCGGCAGACAGCCCCTTGGAAGGGACCTGGCAGGGAACCATGCAGATTTCGGGGCCGGTCAACCATGCATCGGTGGCGCCCAAGGTCGCCAACGATCGGGATGTCTCGCAGGAGCCGCCCCACACCGATGTCGCCCAGCTGACGATCGAGTTCGTCGGACCAAACGAGCTAAGAATTCAAACCGAACCGATCGATGCCCAAACGATTCTCGCCCCGGCCGAAAAGCACCTGACATTCGAGATTGCCGAAGCCTTGCCTGATCAGATTCGCTTGAAGCTGCTCGACGAAGACCGCGTGCGGTTCTTGCAGTTGCGGTTTGCCAACCGGGAAACGATGACCGTCAGCGAAGCGGGCACCGACGTGCGTCTGTTGCCGGTGAAGATGACCCGCGTCGATCAGTTGTAGCGGATCGTTTACTCGGCGGAGTACTCACGCGCTCCGTAAACGCGTTCGCGATAGAGCACCAGCCCGTGGGCCGCATGGTAGAGGGCACCACACTCCAGCGAAACCTTTTCGGTCCGTTCAAACACTTCGCACAGATACGAAGCGGCACGACGGACCCATTCTTCTTGGAGCTGCTCGTCTTCCAGCGCCAGCGAGAGGAACTCGAGTGTGTGCCCCGTGGTTCCGAGGTTCTCGGCCAGGTCAGGCGAACTTCCGGGACGCTGGAAGTAGTTAACGCTCAACGCTCCGTTGGGGTTTTGATATTGGCGCGCGTTGACGATGCTTTCTTGAATCAGCTTGTCCGCGTCGGCCCAGACGCCTTCGATGGGAAGGCCTGCTTTCTTGCGGCGATTGAGGGCCATCGTCAGGCCGATCAAGCGATGCGTTCCCCCGCAAGCACCATTGCTCAGACCTTGCTCGATTTCGATCTGAGCCAGATCGCCGATGCTCCACTTTTTGCCCGAGCTATCAGTCCACGAGTGATCCGTCGGGAAGTACTTGGTCAGGCCGATCAAGGTCCAACTGAATTCGCGGAGGTGATTGCGAGACGTGTCGAGCTGAACCTGTTGCACGAAGTTGGTCATCGTGAAGGTGTCTGGCCCCACAATGAACGTTGCGTCGGGAGGAACATCACACTGCGAG includes:
- a CDS encoding ADP-ribosylation factor-directed GTPase activating protein isoform b; this encodes MPPICQRFLGLLFILSLASCRPMPPEISQGALPISADEKIEPEKLRERIDQVLDFTLKHRHLNTSDHAAWQILHGSLAYGRAFPVLHEGEPIPVVDYLAEGGRMNGWTIERGNKLESKEEDADNFGMRAITEPGTRAGQGHYDQWLAVLSQCDVPPDATFIVGPDTFTMTNFVQQVQLDTSRNHLREFSWTLIGLTKYFPTDHSWTDSSGKKWSIGDLAQIEIEQGLSNGACGGTHRLIGLTMALNRRKKAGLPIEGVWADADKLIQESIVNARQYQNPNGALSVNYFQRPGSSPDLAENLGTTGHTLEFLSLALEDEQLQEEWVRRAASYLCEVFERTEKVSLECGALYHAAHGLVLYRERVYGAREYSAE
- a CDS encoding peroxiredoxin; translation: MSVLVQQPAPDFSAEAVMEDGSFKKINLSDYRGQYVLLFFYPLDFTFVCPTEIIAFSEAIESFKQLNVQVLGCSIDSHFSHLAWRNTPRSQGGIGEIKYPLVADLDKSIAQNYDVLLPGGIALRGLFLIDKEGTVRHQVVNDLPLGRSVEEALRMVQALQFFEANGEVCPANWKEGSRSIKASPDASKEFFEAEYSS